A part of Notolabrus celidotus isolate fNotCel1 chromosome 21, fNotCel1.pri, whole genome shotgun sequence genomic DNA contains:
- the rassf8b gene encoding ras association domain-containing protein 8b has product MKAMELKVWVDGVQRIVCGVTEFTTCQEVVIALAQAIGRTGRYTLIEKWRETERHLAPHENPVVSLNKWGQYASDVQLILQRTGPSVSERPTSDGQARVPERGFYRQSLPPLAKLRPSGADRSLKRREPKRKSLTFTGGAKGLRDIFGRSRDAEAKQLPQRGVSLNLNRVGGVGVASVPGSPARELSRLVQLQRDKLQALESRLLGCKSELRDWEEDTDEANEEAHLEEELLLLEQQVRRNDAEMEEEEFWQNELQIEQESERQLRQQLAELQGGVQDCEDKLSEYLTRIQSMETGVEQERQQQEAELSQKVNEEEVQTQLEKMSAELEKQSQHTARLETSCRALERSLSQSGKRLQEKEQELEQLTKELRQVNLQQFIQQTGTKVTVLPALPAGENNNNEVDSGSLKRLGSSRLLPSDLRALQSTVSSSLNPEGIYV; this is encoded by the exons ATGAAGGCCATGGAGCTGAAAGTGTGGGTGGACGGAGTGCAGCGCATCGTGTGTGGGGTCACAGAGTTCACCACATGCCAGGAGGTGGTCATTGCTTTGGCACAAGCCATCG GACGCACTGGCAGGTACACCTTAATCGAAAAATGGCGTGAAACGGAACGTCACCTGGCTCCGCATGAGAACCCTGTGGTGTCCCTCAACAAGTGGGGTCAGTATGCCAGCGACGTCCAGCTCATCCTCCAACGAACCGGCCCATCTGTCAGCGAGCGGCCGACATCCGACGGGCAGGCTCGTGTCCCAGAACGTGGCTTCTACCGGCAGAGCCTGCCACCTTTGGCCAAGCTCCGCCCATCAGGGGCAGATCGCTCCCTCAAAAGGAGGGAACCCAAGCGCAAGTCCCTGACATTCACTGGAGGGGCCAAAGGTCTGAGAGACATATTTGGGAGAAGCAGAGATGCTGAAG CCAAGCAGCTCCCGCAGCGGGGAGTGAGTCTGAATCTGAACAGGGTCGGAGGTGTTGGAGTAGCATCTGTACCTGGGAGTCCAGCCAGAGAGCTGAGCCGACTggtgcagctgcagagagacaaactCCAGGCCCTGGAGAGCCGTCTGCTGGGCTGCAAAAGTGAGCTACGAGACTGGGAGGAGGACACCGACGAGGCCAATGAA GAGGCACATTtagaggaggagctgctgctttTGGAGCAGCAGGTGAGGAGGAACGatgcagagatggaggaggaggaattcTGGCAGAACGAGCTGCAGATCGAACAGGAGAGTGAGCGACAACTCCGGCAACAGCTAGCAGAGCTGCAGGGTGGCGTACAGGACTGTGAAGACAAGCTTTCGGAGTACTTAACACGCATACAG AGCATGGAGACAGGTGTTGAGCAGgagcggcagcagcaggaggcagAGCTCAGCCAGAAGGTCAACGAGGAGGAG GTGCAGACGCAGCTGGAGAAAATGAGTGCAGAGCTGGAGAAGCAGAGCCAACACACAGCGCGGCTGGAGACCAGTTGCAGGGCACTGGAGCGCTCGCTTTCCCAGTCCGGCAAGAGATTACAG GAAAAAGAGCAGGAGCTGGAGCAGCTGACGAAAGAGCTTCGACAGGTCAACCTGCAGCAGTTCATTCAGCAGACTGGTACCAAGGTGACCGTGCTGCCTGCTCTGCCTGcaggagaaaacaacaacaacg AGGTGGATTCTGGCTCTCTGAAACGGCTCGGCTCTTCTCGTCTCTTGCCCAGCGACCTCCGTGCTCTTCAAAGCACTGTGTCCTCCAGCCTCAACCCTGAAGGCATCTACGTCTGA